A single Alcanivorax borkumensis SK2 DNA region contains:
- a CDS encoding patatin-like phospholipase family protein, translating into MHKQDPVRGLILSGGGARGAYQVGVLAAIAEMIPRGAPNPFPIICGTSAGAINATALAANAGNYRAAVRGLERVWSNITAEQVYRTDLYACIRGVLRWFFSGVATGKTPERSSLLDNTPLQRLLSLVINFRRIQESLDQGHLRALAITASAYASGESVSFYQGTDELAEWARARRKGKRSQIGVEHLLGSAAIPILFPATKVDKAYYGDGALRQLAPLSPALHLGATRLLVIGVSGNVSAGHLRQLSGYPSMAQVLGHVLNSVFVDTLEGDVERLERINHTLSALGERARRKKDIKLREVDVLKIYPSRPIDEIAAEHIRELPRSLRFFLRSSGATRSPGASAMSYLLFEPGFTNALIEMGRKDATARKDEIMAFLNDQPLMETASEAP; encoded by the coding sequence ATGCACAAACAGGATCCGGTCAGAGGATTGATATTGTCGGGCGGCGGTGCACGTGGCGCTTACCAGGTAGGCGTCCTAGCGGCGATAGCGGAAATGATTCCCCGTGGCGCGCCGAACCCCTTTCCGATTATCTGTGGCACCTCGGCGGGGGCGATCAATGCAACGGCTTTAGCGGCGAATGCGGGTAACTATCGGGCGGCGGTCCGAGGCTTGGAGAGAGTCTGGTCCAATATTACCGCCGAACAGGTGTATCGCACGGACCTCTATGCCTGCATCCGTGGCGTGTTGCGTTGGTTTTTTTCTGGTGTGGCGACGGGCAAAACTCCGGAGCGAAGTTCGTTGCTTGATAATACGCCGTTACAACGCTTGCTATCGCTAGTGATTAATTTTCGCCGTATTCAGGAGAGCTTGGATCAGGGGCATTTGCGGGCACTGGCCATTACTGCTTCGGCCTATGCAAGCGGTGAATCAGTGAGCTTTTATCAGGGCACCGATGAGCTTGCCGAATGGGCTCGCGCTCGCCGTAAGGGTAAGCGTTCGCAAATTGGGGTAGAGCATTTGTTGGGATCGGCGGCCATTCCTATCCTGTTTCCTGCGACTAAGGTGGACAAGGCTTATTATGGTGATGGAGCGCTGCGTCAGCTTGCTCCATTAAGCCCCGCGCTGCATTTGGGCGCTACGCGGCTACTGGTAATTGGTGTGTCTGGTAATGTGAGTGCAGGGCATCTACGTCAGCTAAGCGGGTACCCTTCAATGGCCCAGGTGCTGGGGCACGTGCTTAATAGTGTGTTTGTCGACACGCTGGAAGGGGATGTTGAGCGGCTTGAGCGCATTAATCACACACTGTCGGCCCTGGGAGAGCGGGCGCGCAGGAAAAAAGATATCAAGCTGCGAGAAGTGGATGTACTAAAGATTTATCCCTCTCGGCCCATTGATGAAATCGCGGCGGAGCATATTCGGGAATTACCTCGATCCTTGCGGTTTTTTCTGCGCAGTTCCGGAGCGACTCGCTCTCCTGGTGCCAGTGCTATGAGCTATTTGTTATTTGAGCCTGGGTTCACCAATGCATTGATTGAAATGGGGCGCAAAGATGCGACGGCCCGTAAAGATGAGATCATGGCGTTCCTAAATGATCAGCCACTAATGGAGACGGCTTCCGAGGCCCCGTAA
- a CDS encoding glycerophosphodiester phosphodiesterase, with protein MTLPMTDLTASSIYPALVGHRGARGEAPENTLASFQVALEAGVTEMELDVRLSSDGQLIVLHDSDVIRTTGLRGNVRQYTSAQLGVMDARRNTPGWHSPTGIPSLQEVIDLCGPAIRFQFEVKGANRIVLHQLAHHLTHMIHDQQLQTRVVITSSHTGFLRMIGTMAPDIERGYVCQHRYLQPTRRAQGLGCSWLIAHYSLVGPALMRRAKRRGLKVSVWTVNDLTEAERLAKLKVNSIITDFPTSFVSHFRRKQRYGASEAVSISG; from the coding sequence ATGACACTGCCAATGACCGACCTAACTGCCTCTTCAATCTACCCAGCCTTGGTGGGCCACCGTGGCGCCCGCGGCGAAGCGCCTGAGAATACCCTCGCCAGCTTCCAGGTCGCTTTAGAGGCGGGCGTAACAGAAATGGAATTGGATGTACGGCTATCCTCCGATGGCCAGTTGATCGTATTGCACGATAGCGACGTAATCCGAACCACCGGGCTTCGCGGCAATGTTCGTCAGTACACCAGTGCCCAGCTCGGCGTCATGGATGCTCGCCGAAATACACCAGGCTGGCACAGCCCCACCGGGATTCCCTCACTTCAAGAAGTGATCGACCTATGTGGCCCAGCTATACGCTTCCAGTTCGAAGTTAAAGGGGCAAACCGGATTGTTCTGCACCAGCTAGCCCATCATCTGACGCATATGATCCACGACCAACAACTGCAAACACGAGTGGTGATCACCTCAAGTCACACTGGGTTTCTGCGCATGATCGGCACCATGGCCCCGGATATTGAACGCGGCTATGTGTGTCAGCACCGCTACCTGCAACCGACCCGAAGAGCACAAGGGTTGGGTTGTAGCTGGCTCATTGCACATTACTCTCTCGTTGGCCCTGCACTGATGCGCCGCGCCAAACGTCGCGGATTAAAGGTCTCTGTGTGGACGGTGAACGACCTGACAGAAGCCGAGCGGCTGGCAAAACTAAAGGTAAACAGCATCATCACCGACTTCCCCACCAGCTTTGTCAGCCACTTCCGCCGCAAACAGCGTTACGGGGCCTCGGAAGCCGTCTCCATTAGTGGCTGA
- the lolD gene encoding lipoprotein-releasing ABC transporter ATP-binding protein LolD, protein MNNSTPVLQAKKLVKAYEEGDNELEVLRGVELTVNKGDILAIIGASGSGKSTLLNLLGGLDHATRGSVAIAGTSVASLNDRETGRLRNRYLGFVYQFHHLLPEFTALENVAMPLLIRGDKPSDCQARSAEILERVGLGPRLKHKPSALSGGERQRVAIARALVTEPALVMADEPTGNLDERTAAQVQALMIELNEKLGTAFMIVTHDREFAARCPQQYELHDGLLRRL, encoded by the coding sequence ATGAATAATTCAACGCCTGTTCTGCAAGCAAAGAAGCTGGTCAAGGCTTATGAAGAGGGTGACAACGAGCTGGAAGTATTGCGCGGTGTGGAGTTGACCGTAAATAAAGGCGACATCCTGGCGATTATTGGTGCCTCCGGTTCTGGCAAATCCACCTTGTTGAATCTATTGGGTGGGCTTGATCATGCGACCCGAGGTTCTGTGGCCATTGCGGGTACCTCAGTGGCGTCGTTGAACGACCGGGAAACCGGTCGACTACGTAACCGCTACTTGGGATTCGTCTACCAGTTTCACCATCTTCTGCCTGAGTTTACCGCGCTGGAAAATGTGGCTATGCCATTATTGATCCGTGGAGACAAGCCGTCGGATTGTCAGGCTCGTTCCGCCGAGATTCTTGAGCGGGTGGGGCTGGGCCCCCGTCTCAAACACAAGCCTTCGGCGTTAAGCGGTGGTGAGCGTCAGCGGGTGGCCATTGCTCGTGCACTGGTGACAGAGCCTGCGCTGGTAATGGCAGATGAGCCCACTGGTAACCTGGATGAGCGAACGGCAGCGCAGGTGCAAGCCCTGATGATCGAATTAAATGAAAAACTGGGCACGGCGTTCATGATCGTGACCCACGACAGGGAGTTTGCCGCCCGCTGCCCGCAACAATACGAGCTACACGATGGGTTACTGCGGCGGCTCTGA
- a CDS encoding agmatine deiminase family protein, which produces MRQLLPEWHPQWGVLLAWPDAQTDWADHLADAETCYLNILAALLDHEHVLMVCRNAQTHAHIHAQVAARGIDPQRLQLVIADYNDTWARDFGPIAIHEDGKTLLLDYTFTGWGGKFAADKDNALNAQLPWQLPLRSHALVLEGGALDTDGKGNLLTTRHCLRNPNRNPDLSEAELTAQLKEQLGVSDIWWLDHGELDGDDTDAHVDTLARFVDEKTLAYVQCQDPTDSHYPTLAAMELELQRLADQHDLTLVPLALPSAQYCREGERLPATYANFLITNEKILLPVYGCDTDQQALSALQSVAGSRCVEAINCRVLIEQHGSLHCVTMQLPQGALSA; this is translated from the coding sequence ATGCGCCAACTTCTTCCTGAATGGCACCCCCAATGGGGGGTGTTACTCGCCTGGCCCGACGCCCAAACCGATTGGGCCGATCACTTGGCCGATGCCGAAACCTGCTACCTGAATATCCTCGCTGCTCTGCTCGACCACGAGCATGTATTGATGGTGTGTCGTAACGCGCAAACCCATGCGCATATTCACGCGCAAGTCGCGGCCCGGGGCATCGACCCGCAACGCCTACAATTGGTGATCGCAGATTACAACGATACCTGGGCCCGGGATTTTGGCCCCATCGCCATCCATGAAGACGGCAAAACCCTGCTGCTGGATTACACCTTTACGGGCTGGGGCGGCAAGTTCGCCGCCGACAAGGACAATGCACTCAACGCACAATTGCCCTGGCAACTCCCCCTACGAAGCCACGCTCTAGTGCTCGAAGGCGGCGCCCTCGATACCGACGGCAAGGGCAACCTACTGACCACCCGCCACTGCCTGCGTAACCCCAATCGCAACCCGGATCTTTCAGAAGCGGAACTCACGGCACAGTTGAAAGAGCAGCTGGGCGTCAGCGATATCTGGTGGCTGGATCATGGCGAACTGGACGGTGACGATACCGACGCCCACGTGGATACCCTGGCCCGTTTTGTGGACGAGAAAACGCTGGCCTATGTGCAATGTCAGGACCCCACTGACAGCCACTACCCGACCCTCGCTGCCATGGAGCTGGAGCTGCAACGGCTAGCGGATCAACATGATTTAACCCTGGTTCCGCTGGCACTGCCCTCTGCCCAATATTGCCGTGAAGGTGAAAGGCTGCCGGCCACCTATGCCAACTTCCTTATCACCAACGAAAAAATCTTGCTGCCAGTCTATGGCTGCGATACGGATCAACAAGCTCTCAGTGCTCTACAATCCGTTGCTGGCTCACGGTGCGTGGAAGCCATCAACTGCCGGGTATTGATCGAACAGCACGGCAGCCTGCACTGTGTCACCATGCAGTTACCGCAAGGCGCCCTGTCAGCATGA
- a CDS encoding glycosyltransferase, translating to MDTKELRILFVVDAIKGRNGVGAYFQDLVSHLKNQVAQVELVQPCMHNPHPCQGASVPIPGDPTQRLFFPKVRELSALVWEMKPDVIVIPGPGIFSMIGYWIAKKWGIPVCVTFQTDYNRLVELYWGKRLARLAGGFLNWVNRTLFQGSETAATICESMIAQARAAGARNPQLVGTPLAQEFVNTPVVELDNTVQRVCYVGRLAAEKNIESFLVLASQRPDLQFEIAGDGPLRNKVENACREQNNLHFHGWCTREQVVSMLDRCQVLVLPSSVEAFGTVALEAMARERLVITTPACGINEWPALVSGLWVMKVGESLFDTVERLQSLSPVTRAFKARQARQAALAMNDDAIIQWTAVLAHCASLAPASSWALPSPTLALLRRLSSSYLRNAL from the coding sequence ATGGATACCAAAGAGCTACGCATACTGTTTGTGGTGGATGCAATCAAAGGGCGGAATGGCGTCGGTGCTTACTTCCAAGACCTGGTGTCGCATCTAAAAAATCAAGTGGCGCAAGTGGAGTTGGTGCAGCCTTGCATGCACAATCCCCATCCTTGCCAAGGGGCGTCTGTTCCGATTCCGGGTGATCCCACTCAGCGTCTGTTTTTTCCCAAGGTGCGAGAACTCAGTGCCTTGGTCTGGGAAATGAAACCCGATGTGATCGTCATTCCGGGCCCCGGTATTTTCTCCATGATCGGGTACTGGATTGCCAAGAAATGGGGGATCCCGGTGTGCGTAACTTTCCAGACAGATTACAACCGTCTGGTGGAGCTGTATTGGGGTAAGCGGTTGGCGCGTCTGGCTGGGGGCTTTCTCAATTGGGTGAATCGGACGCTGTTTCAGGGCAGCGAAACCGCCGCCACTATTTGCGAATCGATGATCGCCCAGGCCCGTGCAGCGGGAGCGCGTAATCCTCAATTGGTCGGCACGCCGTTGGCCCAAGAGTTCGTGAATACGCCAGTGGTCGAGTTAGATAATACGGTTCAGCGGGTTTGTTATGTGGGCCGGCTGGCGGCGGAAAAAAATATTGAATCCTTTCTCGTACTGGCATCCCAGCGTCCGGATCTGCAATTTGAAATCGCTGGAGACGGCCCCCTGCGTAACAAGGTAGAAAACGCCTGCCGTGAACAGAATAATCTGCATTTCCATGGTTGGTGCACCCGTGAACAAGTGGTCAGTATGCTGGATCGCTGCCAAGTACTGGTGCTACCTTCATCGGTGGAAGCCTTTGGCACGGTCGCGCTGGAAGCCATGGCACGTGAGCGGCTGGTGATTACTACGCCGGCTTGCGGCATCAACGAATGGCCGGCATTGGTTAGTGGCTTGTGGGTGATGAAGGTGGGGGAGAGCCTGTTCGATACTGTTGAGCGATTGCAGTCGCTAAGCCCGGTGACTCGTGCATTCAAAGCCCGTCAGGCACGCCAGGCGGCACTAGCCATGAACGACGATGCGATTATCCAGTGGACGGCGGTACTGGCCCACTGTGCTTCGTTGGCACCAGCTTCGAGCTGGGCGTTGCCTTCCCCTACCTTGGCATTACTGCGCCGTTTGAGTAGCAGTTATCTACGTAATGCGCTCTGA
- a CDS encoding lipoprotein-releasing ABC transporter permease subunit — protein sequence MFRPLSFYVGLRYTGARARNSFISVITLISALGLMLGVAVLITVLSVMNGFDRELQTRILGMVTHLSVHGREPVQDWQALANRLDHHDQIEAVAPFVQLEGMLTHRGNVAGALINGIDPEAERKVSIVGDFMHQGELDSLESGEFDVVLGYGLARRLDAQLGDKITLVLPEATISPAGVMPRFKRFTVTGIFRVRAEVDSLYAYVNVADAAKLARQAGTVQGVRLKLNDLFSASNLGWTLQQELGPNYYTSDWTRSHGNLFQAIKMEKTMMTLLLSFIVAVAAFNIISSQVMLVTEKRGNIAVLRTLGASPGTIMRIFMVQGTLIGVAGTLLGTVLGVLLATNVSNIAEWVEKTFNTRLFDAYFVNYLPSELQWSDVGTIVSIALFISFSATLYPSWRASRVQPAEALRYE from the coding sequence ATGTTTCGACCTCTATCTTTCTATGTGGGGCTGCGCTATACCGGCGCCCGTGCCCGCAACAGTTTTATTTCGGTGATTACACTGATTTCGGCACTAGGCCTGATGTTGGGCGTAGCGGTGCTGATAACGGTGCTTTCAGTCATGAATGGCTTTGATCGTGAGTTGCAGACCCGCATTTTGGGCATGGTGACGCATCTGTCCGTGCATGGCCGCGAGCCAGTACAGGATTGGCAGGCGTTGGCCAACCGGTTGGATCACCACGACCAGATTGAAGCGGTCGCGCCGTTTGTGCAGCTTGAAGGCATGCTAACTCACCGTGGCAATGTGGCCGGAGCGTTAATTAACGGGATTGACCCGGAGGCCGAGCGAAAGGTGTCCATCGTTGGTGACTTTATGCACCAAGGCGAGCTGGATAGCTTAGAGTCAGGTGAATTCGATGTGGTACTGGGCTATGGCTTGGCACGGCGGTTGGATGCGCAGTTGGGGGACAAGATAACCCTGGTGCTGCCGGAGGCCACCATTTCACCCGCAGGGGTGATGCCCCGATTTAAGCGCTTTACCGTTACCGGTATTTTCCGGGTGCGGGCGGAAGTGGATTCCCTGTATGCCTATGTGAATGTGGCGGATGCGGCCAAGCTGGCCCGTCAGGCGGGCACGGTGCAGGGCGTGCGGTTGAAACTGAATGATCTGTTCAGTGCATCGAATCTGGGTTGGACGCTACAGCAGGAACTGGGGCCGAATTATTACACTAGTGACTGGACGAGAAGCCACGGTAACCTTTTCCAAGCCATCAAGATGGAAAAAACCATGATGACGCTATTGCTTAGTTTTATTGTGGCGGTGGCGGCCTTCAACATCATATCCAGCCAGGTCATGTTGGTAACCGAGAAACGCGGCAATATTGCGGTATTGCGTACGTTGGGAGCCTCACCGGGCACCATCATGCGTATTTTCATGGTGCAAGGTACCTTGATTGGTGTGGCCGGGACGTTGTTAGGTACGGTGCTGGGTGTGTTGCTGGCCACCAATGTGAGCAATATTGCCGAGTGGGTGGAAAAAACCTTTAACACTCGTTTATTTGATGCCTATTTTGTGAATTATCTGCCGTCCGAGCTGCAGTGGTCTGATGTGGGCACTATTGTAAGTATCGCATTGTTTATCAGCTTTTCGGCCACCCTTTATCCTTCCTGGCGTGCCAGCCGGGTGCAACCGGCAGAGGCGTTGCGCTATGAATAA
- a CDS encoding DUF2062 domain-containing protein, producing MPKRIFRKYLPTPERIRQTKSLSFLGEVLSDPNLWHINRRSLAGAAFIGIFSGLLPIPLQMGLAALLAVRFHCNLPLSIMLVWISNPVTYVPIFYFTYRIGAWLLGMPPHSGEGITVAWFVEQLIPLWVGSMLCAFGFGGLAYMAVKVSWRLAVIRSWNLRAHRRARAQRRDARLEAKEEKKNETNEPRGGSEPPQ from the coding sequence ATGCCAAAACGGATATTCCGCAAATACCTGCCAACACCCGAACGTATTCGACAAACCAAGTCGTTGAGTTTTCTCGGGGAAGTGCTATCGGACCCAAACCTTTGGCACATTAACCGTCGTTCACTGGCCGGCGCAGCCTTTATCGGTATCTTCTCCGGTCTGTTACCTATCCCCCTGCAAATGGGGTTGGCCGCCCTGTTGGCGGTGCGCTTCCACTGCAACCTGCCGCTTTCGATTATGCTGGTATGGATTTCCAATCCAGTGACTTATGTGCCGATTTTCTATTTCACCTACCGCATTGGCGCCTGGCTGCTGGGAATGCCGCCCCACAGCGGTGAAGGCATCACCGTCGCCTGGTTTGTGGAACAGCTCATCCCATTATGGGTAGGTTCAATGCTATGCGCATTCGGGTTTGGCGGATTAGCGTACATGGCAGTAAAAGTCAGCTGGCGGCTAGCTGTAATTCGAAGTTGGAATCTACGCGCGCACCGGCGCGCACGGGCTCAGCGCCGTGACGCGCGATTAGAAGCCAAAGAAGAGAAAAAAAACGAAACCAACGAGCCTCGCGGCGGTTCAGAGCCGCCGCAGTAA
- a CDS encoding polysaccharide deacetylase family protein, producing MRSDSLAALVSIHDVMPETRTQVTAMLARLRLPCEAVTLLVVPGKDWQEGDLDWLRSLQNAGHPLAGHGWSHRCQPPVTLYHRLHSALLSRDVAEHLSFSGDGIQRLVWDCYRWFIRNGLSPSPLYVPPAWALGALSPAQLSRLPFRYVETLFGLHDAQEQTFTRLPLVGFEADTAFRAWVLGFSNAVNISRARRVGVPVRIGLHPHDFELRLGNRISPLLKSLSQALPYPQLGMEPGFIEDRSAR from the coding sequence ATGCGCTCTGACTCATTAGCTGCGCTGGTCTCGATTCATGACGTGATGCCCGAGACGCGGACGCAGGTAACGGCCATGCTGGCGCGGTTACGCTTGCCTTGTGAAGCGGTAACCTTGTTAGTGGTGCCGGGTAAAGATTGGCAGGAGGGTGATCTTGATTGGTTGCGAAGCCTGCAGAACGCGGGGCATCCACTAGCCGGGCATGGCTGGTCCCATCGTTGTCAGCCCCCCGTGACGCTTTATCACCGCTTGCACAGTGCGCTGTTGTCACGGGATGTGGCGGAGCATCTGTCGTTTTCCGGCGATGGCATTCAGCGGTTAGTGTGGGATTGTTATCGCTGGTTTATCCGTAACGGGCTGAGCCCCTCACCCCTCTATGTGCCACCGGCTTGGGCGTTGGGTGCGCTCTCTCCGGCGCAGCTTTCCCGGTTGCCATTTCGGTATGTGGAAACCCTTTTCGGTCTCCATGATGCTCAAGAGCAAACGTTTACCCGGCTACCTTTAGTGGGCTTTGAGGCCGATACTGCTTTTCGGGCCTGGGTGTTGGGCTTTTCTAATGCGGTGAATATTAGCCGGGCTCGGCGCGTGGGGGTGCCGGTGCGTATCGGGTTACACCCGCACGATTTTGAGTTGCGCCTAGGCAACAGAATTTCACCGTTACTGAAATCCTTATCGCAGGCATTACCGTATCCGCAGTTAGGAATGGAGCCCGGATTTATAGAGGATAGATCGGCACGTTAG
- a CDS encoding carbon-nitrogen hydrolase: MRVAAIQQTNTADLQANLDHSLSLVRDAAAQGAELVLLQELHRSLYFCQTEDTSVFDLAETIPGPSTETLGELAKELGIVIVGSLFEKRATGLYHNTAVVLEKDGSLAGIYRKMHIPDDPGFYEKFYFTPGDANCNDGRSGFTPIDTSVGKLGLLVCWDQWYPEAARLMALAGADLLLYPTAIGWDRTDEQDEQQRQLDAWITIQRAHGIANGLPVLVANRCGFEQSPADESGIQFWGNSFICGPQGEFLAQANSNNEQVLLADVDLQRSESVRRIWPYLRDRRVDAYDDLGKRFRD, translated from the coding sequence ATGCGTGTTGCCGCTATTCAACAGACCAACACTGCCGACCTGCAAGCCAACCTGGACCACTCCCTGTCACTGGTCCGCGATGCCGCCGCTCAGGGCGCGGAACTGGTGCTATTGCAGGAGCTGCACCGCAGCCTGTATTTCTGCCAAACCGAAGACACCAGCGTGTTTGATCTGGCAGAAACCATTCCCGGCCCCAGCACAGAGACCCTTGGCGAACTGGCCAAAGAGCTTGGCATTGTTATTGTCGGCAGCCTGTTCGAAAAGCGCGCCACCGGCCTGTATCACAACACTGCAGTCGTTCTGGAAAAAGATGGCAGCTTGGCTGGCATCTACCGCAAAATGCACATCCCTGATGACCCGGGCTTCTACGAAAAATTCTACTTTACCCCCGGCGATGCCAACTGCAACGACGGCCGCAGCGGTTTCACCCCCATCGACACCAGCGTGGGCAAACTAGGATTGCTGGTATGTTGGGATCAATGGTATCCAGAAGCGGCTCGCCTGATGGCCCTGGCCGGTGCCGACCTGCTGCTCTACCCCACCGCCATCGGTTGGGATCGCACGGATGAACAAGACGAGCAACAACGCCAGCTAGACGCTTGGATCACGATTCAGCGGGCCCATGGCATCGCCAACGGCCTACCCGTATTGGTGGCCAACCGCTGTGGTTTTGAACAAAGTCCGGCGGACGAGAGTGGCATTCAGTTCTGGGGAAATAGCTTTATCTGTGGGCCACAGGGCGAATTCCTCGCCCAAGCCAACAGCAATAACGAGCAGGTACTGCTCGCCGATGTAGACTTGCAGCGCAGCGAATCCGTCCGCCGCATCTGGCCTTATCTGCGTGACCGGCGTGTGGATGCTTATGATGACCTGGGCAAGCGTTTTCGAGACTGA
- a CDS encoding sulfotransferase has protein sequence MLKLLKRYSRLFLVSWAPRYQGQWHGFSLQRLLVMLVFWPSFLLVQAINGIGLGLDYLLFPGFRRVSVREPLFVIGVPRSGTTFLHRLLAMDSRFTTTALWELLFAPSITQRYFWTGMARLDKWLGRPGARLVCWLERRLLSGLDGVHKTGLLDPEEDYLGLIPVWGCFLLVLVVPVPSLWQLTFLDRDGSADEKQRLMQSYRRFVQRHLYFHGQGKTLLSKNPSFTPWMETLAEAFPDARFIGCLRSPTAAVPSQVNSILIGARLFDGRDTTAYWREGFLAMLEYYYLHLIEVAEQMPQQRRALSVMETLVRAPSDTVLGFYRRFGWQADAHFCEQLQEQDRKAKQYRSGHHYSLDALGVSDDELLQRFGWVYERFGFIKPDG, from the coding sequence ATGTTAAAGCTGTTGAAACGTTATAGCCGATTATTCCTGGTCAGTTGGGCTCCACGTTATCAAGGGCAATGGCACGGCTTCTCGTTGCAACGACTGCTGGTGATGCTGGTTTTTTGGCCATCTTTTTTGCTGGTGCAGGCGATTAATGGTATCGGGCTGGGGTTGGATTACCTGCTATTTCCGGGGTTTCGCCGGGTGTCGGTGCGCGAGCCATTATTTGTGATTGGCGTGCCGCGAAGCGGTACCACTTTCCTGCATCGTCTGCTGGCCATGGATTCGCGTTTCACGACGACCGCCCTATGGGAGCTACTGTTCGCCCCCTCGATTACCCAGCGCTATTTCTGGACGGGTATGGCGCGCTTGGATAAGTGGCTAGGCCGGCCGGGGGCTAGACTAGTCTGTTGGTTGGAACGGCGTCTGTTGAGTGGGTTGGATGGTGTGCACAAGACAGGGTTGCTCGATCCGGAAGAGGATTATCTGGGGTTGATCCCCGTATGGGGCTGCTTTCTGCTGGTCCTTGTGGTTCCCGTTCCTTCCCTGTGGCAACTGACGTTTCTGGACCGCGATGGCAGTGCGGATGAGAAACAGCGATTGATGCAATCCTACCGCCGCTTTGTGCAGCGTCACCTTTACTTTCACGGACAGGGGAAAACCCTGTTATCGAAGAATCCCTCGTTTACCCCGTGGATGGAAACCTTGGCAGAGGCCTTTCCGGATGCCCGTTTTATTGGCTGCCTACGTAGCCCCACGGCGGCGGTGCCATCGCAGGTGAATTCGATCCTGATCGGTGCGCGCCTGTTTGATGGCCGCGACACTACCGCTTACTGGCGGGAAGGGTTTCTAGCAATGCTGGAATACTACTATCTGCATTTGATAGAAGTGGCCGAACAAATGCCGCAACAGCGCCGGGCGTTATCGGTGATGGAGACCCTGGTGCGCGCTCCCAGCGATACCGTGCTGGGTTTTTACCGTCGTTTTGGCTGGCAAGCAGACGCGCATTTCTGTGAGCAGCTGCAGGAGCAAGACCGCAAAGCCAAACAGTACCGTAGTGGCCACCACTACTCACTGGACGCCTTGGGCGTCAGTGATGACGAATTGCTGCAGAGGTTTGGTTGGGTTTATGAGCGCTTTGGTTTTATCAAACCCGATGGTTAA